From a single Bacillus sp. NEB1478 genomic region:
- a CDS encoding Rdx family protein, protein MMUNFAPKAASLAEDLFNHFRAQISSLEMIPSSGGVFEIEVNGKNIYSKKETGEFPDHDFLIKELEKLKV, encoded by the coding sequence ATGATGTGAAACTTTGCGCCTAAAGCCGCGAGTCTCGCGGAAGACCTTTTTAACCATTTTCGCGCTCAAATATCCTCACTTGAAATGATTCCTAGTTCTGGCGGGGTATTTGAAATTGAAGTGAATGGAAAAAACATTTATTCTAAAAAAGAAACCGGAGAATTTCCGGATCACGACTTTTTAATTAAAGAACTAGAAAAATTAAAAGTTTAA
- a CDS encoding DUF378 domain-containing protein gives MDWLKKLAALLVLIGALNWGLIGLFNLNVVTEVFGSGSTVTQVLYSLIGLSGLWLLISKFKS, from the coding sequence ATGGATTGGTTAAAAAAATTAGCGGCTTTACTCGTTCTAATAGGAGCTTTAAATTGGGGGCTAATCGGTTTATTTAATCTTAATGTTGTAACAGAAGTTTTTGGAAGCGGTTCTACAGTGACGCAAGTCCTTTATAGTCTGATTGGGCTATCGGGATTGTGGCTTCTGATATCCAAATTTAAATCTTAA
- the phnE gene encoding phosphonate ABC transporter, permease protein PhnE encodes MVWFKKSQFFVLLLIAVLIFFSMRLAEFDLSKFRDFENMGDFLTKWFPMNTENLPYLLQESLLTIAIAFLGSLIGLLIGLPVSFLAARNTAGHPFLFTMIRFFLSFLRSVPEFVFGLILLTTLGLGPFPAVIAIVLHNIGVLGKLISELIEAADKGPMEAMSAVGSTRWIGNVFGILPQIWPNVLSQFFYRFEVAIRTSLILGLIGGGGIGQQLFIHFKTFQYQLVSVDVMLIMIIVILVDFIGSKIREKVI; translated from the coding sequence ATGGTTTGGTTTAAAAAAAGTCAGTTCTTTGTCTTATTGCTTATCGCTGTTTTAATATTTTTTAGCATGAGGCTTGCCGAATTTGATCTTTCAAAATTTCGAGACTTTGAAAATATGGGGGATTTTCTAACAAAATGGTTTCCTATGAATACGGAAAATCTTCCATATCTTCTTCAAGAAAGCTTATTAACGATTGCAATTGCCTTTTTAGGTAGTTTGATTGGTCTGCTGATCGGTTTGCCCGTCAGTTTTTTAGCAGCAAGGAATACTGCAGGACATCCGTTTTTATTTACGATGATCAGATTTTTTCTTAGTTTTTTAAGATCTGTTCCTGAATTTGTGTTTGGTCTCATTTTATTAACAACTCTTGGACTCGGTCCTTTTCCAGCTGTTATTGCAATCGTCCTGCATAATATAGGTGTATTAGGGAAACTGATATCTGAATTAATTGAAGCAGCGGATAAAGGACCGATGGAAGCGATGTCTGCTGTAGGATCTACTCGCTGGATTGGTAATGTGTTTGGAATTTTACCTCAAATTTGGCCGAATGTTCTTTCTCAGTTTTTTTACAGGTTTGAGGTAGCGATTCGTACATCACTTATATTAGGATTGATTGGTGGCGGCGGTATCGGCCAGCAGCTCTTTATTCATTTTAAAACATTCCAATATCAGCTTGTTTCCGTCGATGTTATGCTAATTATGATCATTGTTATATTAGTTGATTTTATCGGCAGTAAAATACGTGAAAAGGTAATATAG
- the selA gene encoding L-seryl-tRNA(Sec) selenium transferase: MSNSALLRKLPAVHEAVKAISHEWDGSSEKEITRAVKDSISFCRTLILRGMSAIDENTDFLQIIKQRVIKELENPSNRIRSVINASGVVIHTNLGRSRLSEAAVNRMMETALAYSNLEYNLEEGKRGSRHDLTEHLIKQVTGAEAAMVVNNNAAAVYLILKAFAKNKEVIVSRGELVEIGGSFRISSIMEESGATLKEVGTTNKTHLSDYEKALNENTSIVMKVHTSNFKVIGFTKEVPSHELLKLKNEISDVILYEDLGSGALFPFQHYGIGEEPLVSKVIEQGIDLVSFSGDKLLGGPQAGIIAGKKEYIDILKKHQLARVLRVDKFTIAALNETFHAYLNDEILSIPTVRDILKSESLIKERVSWIKNEVGEHLSLNIEVVAEFSQVGGGTMPDVKLPTYCLSLKHVKGAEYLSKQLKEFRIPIIVRIKDDSVLMDLRTITIKEESLLLEAIRLIN, translated from the coding sequence GTGTCAAATTCAGCGTTATTGAGAAAGCTCCCGGCTGTACATGAAGCTGTTAAAGCAATCAGCCATGAATGGGACGGATCATCTGAAAAAGAAATAACTCGCGCTGTAAAAGATTCGATTTCGTTTTGCCGTACACTAATTCTTAGAGGGATGAGTGCAATTGATGAGAATACTGATTTTTTGCAAATCATTAAGCAAAGAGTAATTAAAGAGTTAGAAAATCCATCAAACCGCATCCGTTCTGTGATTAATGCCAGCGGAGTAGTTATTCATACAAATTTAGGCCGGTCAAGACTAAGTGAAGCGGCTGTAAACCGCATGATGGAGACTGCACTTGCGTACTCTAATCTTGAATATAATCTAGAAGAAGGTAAACGAGGTTCCAGGCATGATCTTACAGAGCATCTGATTAAACAAGTAACAGGTGCTGAAGCGGCGATGGTCGTCAATAATAATGCAGCTGCTGTTTATTTGATTTTAAAAGCGTTTGCTAAAAATAAAGAAGTTATTGTCTCGAGGGGAGAGCTAGTAGAAATCGGCGGATCATTTCGTATATCCTCCATAATGGAGGAAAGCGGAGCTACTTTAAAAGAAGTGGGGACTACAAATAAGACTCATCTTTCCGATTATGAAAAAGCATTAAACGAAAATACATCCATAGTTATGAAAGTACATACGAGTAATTTTAAAGTAATCGGATTTACAAAAGAGGTACCTTCTCATGAGCTTTTAAAATTAAAGAATGAAATTTCAGATGTCATTCTCTATGAAGATCTAGGCAGTGGAGCACTTTTTCCGTTTCAGCATTACGGAATTGGAGAAGAGCCGTTAGTTTCTAAAGTCATCGAACAAGGCATAGATCTCGTTTCCTTCAGCGGCGATAAACTTCTAGGCGGTCCTCAAGCTGGAATAATAGCAGGGAAAAAAGAGTACATCGATATTTTAAAAAAACATCAGCTTGCACGAGTTCTTCGTGTAGATAAATTTACGATTGCTGCGTTAAATGAAACGTTTCATGCTTATCTTAATGACGAAATTTTATCGATTCCTACTGTTCGTGACATTTTGAAAAGTGAGAGTTTGATAAAAGAAAGAGTCAGCTGGATAAAAAATGAAGTCGGAGAACATCTTTCTCTTAACATTGAAGTTGTTGCTGAATTTTCTCAAGTAGGTGGAGGTACTATGCCTGATGTGAAACTTCCTACTTATTGCCTTAGTCTGAAGCATGTAAAGGGTGCAGAATATTTATCTAAACAACTAAAAGAATTTAGAATCCCGATTATTGTAAGGATCAAAGATGACTCCGTATTGATGGATCTGAGGACGATTACAATAAAAGAAGAATCTTTATTATTAGAAGCGATACGTTTAATCAATTAA
- the phnD gene encoding phosphate/phosphite/phosphonate ABC transporter substrate-binding protein: MKKLSILLILVLFLAACGTKDKEKNANKKTDDVFTIGVIPAQTEGEMKSSLDELQKVLSGKLDREVKITSYPDYNGVVEAMNYNKIDMAYFGPLTYVVAHEQSGAKAIITQLIKGEPFYYSYLITHKDSKYNSIEDMVKDVKNVRFAFGDPSSTSGSLIPSIKLKDEGVYKSESENDFQNVRFTGSHDATALAVQNKQVDVGAIDSAIFDKLVEEGTVDGKQIKTIWKSEKLFQYPWAVSKNTDKQTIKQLQDAFLSIKDKKILEAYGATGFTKAENKDYASIRKAAIKEGMIKE, translated from the coding sequence ATGAAAAAATTAAGCATATTGTTAATCCTCGTACTTTTTCTAGCAGCATGCGGTACGAAAGACAAAGAGAAAAACGCAAATAAGAAGACAGATGATGTATTTACGATCGGTGTTATTCCTGCTCAAACAGAAGGGGAAATGAAGAGCTCTCTTGATGAATTGCAAAAAGTACTAAGTGGAAAATTAGATCGAGAGGTGAAAATTACATCTTATCCGGATTATAACGGAGTTGTTGAAGCGATGAACTACAACAAAATTGATATGGCGTATTTTGGACCGCTTACATATGTTGTTGCACATGAACAAAGCGGAGCAAAGGCGATAATCACTCAATTAATTAAAGGTGAACCTTTCTATTATTCATATTTGATCACACATAAAGACAGTAAGTACAATTCCATCGAAGATATGGTAAAAGATGTGAAAAATGTGAGATTTGCATTTGGAGACCCTTCTTCAACATCAGGTTCCTTAATACCAAGTATTAAGCTAAAGGATGAGGGAGTCTATAAGAGCGAGTCAGAAAATGATTTTCAAAATGTCCGTTTTACAGGGTCACATGATGCTACTGCTCTTGCTGTGCAAAATAAGCAAGTTGACGTTGGTGCAATCGACAGTGCCATTTTTGATAAACTTGTAGAGGAAGGCACGGTGGATGGAAAACAAATTAAGACAATCTGGAAATCTGAAAAATTATTTCAATACCCATGGGCTGTATCAAAAAATACTGATAAACAAACGATTAAGCAGCTTCAAGATGCTTTCTTATCTATAAAAGATAAAAAAATATTAGAAGCATACGGCGCAACCGGTTTTACAAAAGCCGAAAACAAAGATTATGCGAGTATCCGGAAGGCAGCGATAAAAGAGGGTATGATAAAAGAATAG
- a CDS encoding small acid-soluble spore protein P codes for MAERNSYKDIRKNAPKGENPGQPAPMSGSKKVKQRNHTRNNHGEGH; via the coding sequence ATGGCTGAAAGAAACTCTTATAAGGATATTCGGAAGAATGCTCCTAAAGGTGAAAATCCAGGACAGCCCGCACCAATGAGTGGTTCCAAAAAGGTGAAACAACGTAACCATACGAGAAATAATCATGGTGAAGGTCATTAA
- the phnC gene encoding phosphonate ABC transporter ATP-binding protein, whose protein sequence is MIQFENVSVRYPGAGEPALKKLNISIQKGEFVCVLGKSGAGKSTFIRCINGLQPVTEGTVKWDKISLSAMSQKEMLEIRRKTGMIFQHYNLIPRMSVVQNVLTGLFGYKKSYENLLGLFKPTERQVAIETINQVELYVEPTRRVENLSGGQKQRVAIARALLQNPKVFLGDEPVASLDPGTADRIFQLLKETHEKRELVTVINVHDVGLAKKFATRIIALKKGELFFDGTPEEFNDSMYSQIYKH, encoded by the coding sequence ATGATTCAATTTGAGAATGTATCTGTTCGATATCCAGGTGCTGGAGAACCTGCATTAAAAAAATTGAATATCTCCATACAAAAAGGAGAGTTTGTCTGTGTATTAGGAAAAAGCGGAGCGGGAAAATCAACGTTCATACGCTGTATAAATGGTCTTCAGCCAGTAACAGAAGGTACAGTAAAATGGGATAAAATATCACTTTCTGCCATGTCCCAAAAGGAAATGTTAGAAATTCGCAGAAAAACAGGTATGATTTTTCAGCACTATAATCTGATTCCTAGAATGAGTGTCGTCCAAAATGTATTAACAGGTTTGTTTGGTTATAAAAAATCGTATGAAAACCTATTAGGATTATTTAAACCGACCGAAAGACAAGTTGCAATTGAAACGATTAATCAGGTCGAACTGTATGTTGAACCAACAAGAAGAGTGGAAAATTTAAGTGGGGGACAGAAGCAGAGAGTAGCCATTGCAAGAGCCCTCCTTCAAAACCCTAAAGTTTTTTTAGGCGATGAACCTGTTGCGAGTTTAGACCCGGGAACTGCAGACAGAATCTTTCAATTGTTAAAAGAAACACATGAAAAACGGGAGTTAGTAACGGTTATTAACGTCCATGATGTAGGTCTTGCTAAGAAATTCGCAACAAGAATTATTGCCCTGAAAAAAGGTGAGCTTTTCTTTGACGGTACACCAGAGGAATTTAATGATAGCATGTATTCACAAATCTATAAGCATTAA
- the sspO gene encoding small acid-soluble spore protein O encodes MSRDKANHTRPGMNAAKAQGKGAGYNTEFGNESLVLPNEKLSEAERQNNKKTKKRH; translated from the coding sequence ATGAGCAGAGATAAAGCGAATCACACGCGTCCTGGTATGAATGCCGCTAAAGCTCAAGGTAAAGGTGCAGGATACAATACTGAATTTGGTAATGAATCATTAGTGTTACCTAACGAAAAATTAAGCGAAGCTGAACGCCAAAACAACAAAAAAACGAAAAAACGTCACTAG
- the selD gene encoding selenide, water dikinase SelD, translating into MKDHEKIRLTQYSSKGGUGCKIGPEDLTQVLRYLPKRENDPNLLVGLDTSDDAGVYKLTDDLAMIQTVDFFTPIVDDPYMFGQIAAANSLSDVYAMGGKPKTVMNIVGFPIKKLGHDVLAEILKGASEKVKESGAILVGGHSIDDNEPKFGLSVTGLVHPSKVFKNVGAKNGDVIVLTKPIGVGIQTTAIKSNKLSDTQLELVTSTMAELNKEAAEGLEGLSPNAVTDVTGFGLLGHAAEMAKGTGDISIHLDFNKVPLLPGTKELAQEGIVPGGSKANHRWIKDDVEYSEHLEEWQQLILCDAVTSGGLLISLSEEEANVYVDRLKKKGKDNVRIIGKVTSLLNKPIMAK; encoded by the coding sequence ATGAAAGATCACGAAAAAATACGACTAACTCAGTATTCTTCAAAAGGCGGCTGAGGATGCAAAATTGGTCCTGAAGACCTGACGCAAGTTTTGCGTTATTTGCCCAAACGAGAAAATGACCCTAACTTATTAGTGGGACTTGATACATCTGATGATGCAGGTGTATATAAATTAACAGACGATCTTGCGATGATACAAACGGTGGACTTCTTTACTCCAATTGTTGATGACCCTTATATGTTTGGTCAAATCGCTGCTGCAAATTCACTGAGTGATGTTTATGCAATGGGAGGAAAGCCCAAAACAGTAATGAATATTGTAGGATTTCCTATAAAAAAACTCGGCCATGATGTACTAGCTGAAATCTTAAAAGGTGCATCAGAAAAAGTTAAAGAATCTGGTGCCATATTAGTTGGGGGACACTCAATTGATGATAATGAGCCTAAATTTGGTTTATCCGTAACAGGTCTCGTTCATCCATCAAAGGTTTTTAAAAACGTTGGTGCTAAAAATGGTGATGTTATTGTCCTAACAAAACCAATTGGTGTCGGTATTCAAACCACTGCTATTAAAAGTAATAAACTTTCTGACACACAGTTAGAACTTGTAACATCAACAATGGCTGAGCTCAATAAAGAAGCTGCAGAAGGTCTTGAAGGTCTCTCGCCAAATGCAGTTACAGATGTTACCGGTTTTGGGTTATTGGGACACGCCGCCGAAATGGCTAAAGGAACAGGAGATATTTCTATACATCTGGACTTTAATAAAGTACCTCTATTACCAGGCACTAAAGAACTCGCACAAGAAGGCATAGTACCTGGAGGATCTAAGGCAAACCACCGATGGATAAAAGATGATGTGGAATACAGTGAACATTTAGAAGAGTGGCAGCAGCTCATATTATGTGATGCGGTTACTTCCGGAGGTTTGCTTATAAGTTTATCTGAAGAAGAAGCTAATGTTTATGTAGATCGGCTAAAGAAAAAAGGGAAAGATAATGTTAGAATCATTGGTAAAGTAACTTCTTTATTGAATAAGCCCATTATGGCAAAGTAA
- a CDS encoding glycosyltransferase: protein MKEFNVLFFTPYYHQNRGNSATAKRIEYGLKAAGVNVTVFAYEEESITPEIMRQMKKADLYHILQFARFTKWYEKNDFHLDRPYVITSGGTDINHSLNENKEKYMNILNGAKSITVFTDDAKINLLKTLMFHENFVHVIPQTIFFPEHYGEVTNINFPVGLPKILLPAGLRAVKDVLYAFEPIRKLQKNYPEIVFLILGANLDDQVFKQVVKLTNEFDWFHYKSDIDLSLMREVYHWADIVINTSISEGQSTSLLEAMAEKRPVVARDIPGNSSIINDGYNGLLFEDQKGLYNSLKQLITDHDLYERFSLHGYQTIKENHLLKQEIDSYLKIYSNIGVDEK, encoded by the coding sequence TTGAAAGAGTTTAATGTTTTGTTTTTCACACCTTATTATCATCAAAATCGAGGAAACTCAGCAACAGCTAAGAGGATTGAATATGGATTAAAGGCAGCGGGGGTCAATGTAACAGTCTTTGCATATGAGGAAGAGTCGATAACCCCAGAAATAATGAGACAGATGAAAAAAGCTGATCTATACCATATTCTTCAATTTGCACGATTTACAAAATGGTATGAAAAGAATGATTTCCATTTGGATCGACCGTATGTTATTACATCAGGTGGTACCGACATTAATCATTCACTTAATGAAAATAAAGAGAAGTACATGAACATCTTAAATGGAGCTAAATCCATTACGGTGTTTACAGACGATGCAAAGATAAATTTGCTTAAAACTCTAATGTTTCATGAAAATTTTGTTCATGTAATCCCTCAGACTATTTTTTTCCCTGAACACTATGGTGAAGTGACAAACATTAACTTCCCGGTTGGCTTGCCAAAAATCTTGTTGCCCGCAGGTTTGCGAGCTGTAAAAGATGTGCTTTATGCTTTTGAACCTATTCGGAAATTACAAAAGAACTATCCTGAAATCGTTTTTTTAATTTTAGGAGCAAATCTTGATGATCAAGTTTTTAAACAAGTAGTCAAATTGACAAATGAATTTGATTGGTTTCATTATAAATCGGATATAGATTTATCACTCATGAGAGAAGTCTATCATTGGGCGGATATTGTAATCAACACGTCTATTTCTGAAGGGCAATCCACCTCTTTGCTTGAAGCGATGGCAGAAAAGAGACCCGTTGTTGCAAGAGACATACCAGGAAATTCGAGTATCATAAATGATGGGTATAATGGACTTTTGTTTGAGGATCAAAAAGGTTTGTACAATTCATTAAAACAACTGATTACAGACCATGATTTGTATGAGAGGTTTTCTTTGCATGGTTACCAAACGATAAAAGAAAATCATCTGTTGAAACAAGAAATTGATTCTTATTTAAAAATATATTCCAATATAGGAGTGGACGAGAAATGA
- the acnA gene encoding aconitate hydratase AcnA, with protein sequence MKKNDVFKARSTFDVNGKEYAYYRLAALEEAGIGNVSKLPYSVKVLLESVLRQYDGKVINKEHVENLAKWGTSELKDIDVPFKPSRVILQDFTGVPAVVDLASLRKAMEDMGGDPSQINPDIPVDLVVDHSVQVDKAGTEDSLAFNMNLEFARNEERYKLLSWAQSAFDNYRAVPPATGIVHQVNLEYLAPVVLTNESEGETVAFPDSLVGTDSHTTMINGLGVLGWGVGGIEAEAGMLGQPSYFPVPEVIGVKLTGSLPNGTTATDLALKVTQVLREKKVVGKFVEFFGPGLSEMPLADRATVSNMAPEYGATCGFFPVDEEALNYLRLTGRTEEQIELVEAYCKQNGLFYTAGTSEDPEFSSVVEIDLSQIEPNLSGPKRPQDLVPLSQMKDSFNKALVAPQGNAGFGLTADEINKEVTVKHPGGESSTMKTGAVAIAAITSCTNTSNPYVMLGAGLVAKKAVEKGLKVPGYVKTSLAPGSKVVTSYLEEAGLMSYMDQLGFNLVGYGCTTCIGNSGPLALEVENAISKNDLTVTSVLSGNRNFEGRIHPLVKANYLASPPLVVAYALAGTVDFNLQSDSFGTDKDGNEVYFNDIWPSTEEINEAMKKAVTPELFKKQYERVFDENERWNELKTSADQLYSFDSSSTYIQNPPFFEELSAELKEIQPLKDLKLVAKFGDSVTTDHISPAGAIGKDTPAGRYLIKNGVEPRDFNSYGSRRGNHEVMMRGTFANIRIRNGIAPGTEGGWTTFWPTNEVMSIYDAAMKYKEIGTGLMVIAGKDYGMGSSRDWAAKGTTLLGIQTVLAESFERIHRSNLVLMGVLPLQFKDGENAETFGLTGKETFTVEVDETVKPRDLVKVTAVFEDGTEKTFEVLARFDSEVEIEYYRHGGILPMVLRNKLAHSSQTQSN encoded by the coding sequence ATGAAAAAGAATGACGTATTTAAAGCCCGTTCTACTTTTGATGTAAACGGTAAAGAGTATGCTTACTACCGTTTAGCAGCGTTAGAAGAAGCGGGTATCGGAAATGTATCAAAATTACCTTACTCTGTAAAAGTGTTATTGGAATCAGTATTAAGACAGTATGATGGAAAAGTAATTAACAAAGAACATGTAGAAAACCTTGCTAAATGGGGTACGAGTGAATTAAAAGATATAGATGTACCTTTTAAACCATCTCGTGTAATTCTTCAAGATTTTACTGGGGTTCCTGCGGTAGTTGACTTGGCATCGTTACGAAAAGCAATGGAAGATATGGGAGGAGACCCATCTCAAATCAATCCTGATATTCCAGTTGATCTAGTGGTTGACCATTCAGTTCAAGTTGATAAAGCGGGTACGGAAGATTCATTAGCGTTTAATATGAACCTCGAGTTTGCTCGTAATGAAGAGCGTTATAAATTATTGAGCTGGGCTCAATCAGCATTTGATAACTATCGTGCTGTCCCTCCTGCAACAGGTATCGTTCACCAAGTAAACCTTGAGTACTTAGCACCAGTTGTTCTGACAAATGAATCCGAAGGAGAAACAGTTGCATTTCCTGACTCATTAGTTGGTACGGACTCCCACACAACAATGATCAATGGTTTAGGCGTTCTAGGTTGGGGTGTAGGTGGAATTGAAGCCGAAGCAGGGATGCTCGGACAGCCTTCTTATTTCCCTGTACCTGAAGTTATCGGAGTTAAATTAACTGGTTCACTGCCAAACGGAACGACTGCCACTGACCTTGCTCTTAAAGTAACGCAAGTACTGCGTGAAAAGAAAGTAGTTGGAAAGTTTGTTGAGTTCTTTGGACCTGGTCTTTCTGAAATGCCGCTTGCGGACCGTGCAACGGTTTCAAACATGGCTCCAGAATATGGAGCAACATGTGGATTCTTCCCAGTTGATGAAGAAGCATTAAACTATCTTCGTCTTACTGGAAGAACAGAAGAGCAAATCGAACTTGTTGAAGCTTATTGCAAACAAAACGGATTGTTCTATACTGCAGGAACAAGTGAAGATCCAGAATTTTCAAGTGTTGTTGAGATCGACTTGTCACAAATCGAACCAAACTTATCTGGACCAAAACGTCCACAAGATCTAGTGCCTCTTTCTCAAATGAAAGACAGTTTTAATAAAGCATTAGTGGCCCCTCAAGGGAATGCAGGCTTCGGTTTAACAGCTGATGAAATTAACAAAGAGGTTACTGTAAAGCATCCTGGCGGTGAATCCTCCACAATGAAAACGGGTGCAGTAGCGATCGCTGCCATCACAAGCTGTACAAACACATCTAACCCTTACGTTATGCTTGGAGCAGGATTGGTTGCTAAAAAAGCAGTAGAAAAGGGCTTGAAAGTACCTGGATATGTGAAAACATCTTTAGCTCCAGGATCTAAAGTAGTAACTAGCTATCTAGAGGAAGCTGGTTTGATGAGCTACATGGACCAGCTTGGATTCAATCTTGTAGGTTATGGGTGTACAACATGTATCGGAAACTCAGGACCGCTAGCTCTTGAAGTAGAAAATGCTATTTCTAAAAATGATCTGACAGTTACATCAGTACTTTCTGGAAACAGAAACTTTGAAGGACGCATCCACCCGCTTGTAAAAGCAAACTATTTGGCTTCACCGCCTCTAGTTGTTGCGTATGCACTTGCAGGTACAGTTGACTTCAACCTTCAATCAGACTCTTTCGGTACGGATAAGGATGGCAACGAAGTATACTTTAATGACATCTGGCCTTCTACAGAAGAAATTAATGAAGCGATGAAAAAGGCAGTTACACCTGAATTGTTTAAGAAACAATACGAGCGTGTATTCGATGAAAACGAGCGTTGGAATGAACTGAAGACATCTGCTGATCAATTATACAGCTTTGATTCTTCTTCTACTTACATTCAAAACCCGCCGTTCTTTGAAGAACTTTCAGCTGAACTAAAAGAGATTCAACCGCTTAAAGATTTAAAACTGGTTGCGAAATTTGGGGACTCTGTAACAACTGACCACATTTCACCAGCTGGGGCGATTGGAAAAGATACACCGGCTGGACGATATTTAATTAAAAACGGTGTAGAGCCTCGTGACTTTAACTCTTATGGTTCAAGACGCGGAAACCATGAAGTAATGATGCGCGGTACGTTTGCCAACATCCGAATTCGTAATGGTATCGCACCTGGAACAGAGGGTGGATGGACAACTTTCTGGCCGACAAATGAAGTAATGAGCATTTACGATGCAGCAATGAAATACAAAGAAATCGGAACAGGACTTATGGTAATCGCAGGTAAAGATTACGGGATGGGCTCTTCACGTGACTGGGCTGCTAAAGGAACTACCCTCCTTGGTATTCAAACTGTACTTGCTGAAAGCTTTGAACGTATTCACCGCAGCAATCTTGTGTTGATGGGTGTTCTACCTCTTCAATTTAAAGATGGAGAAAACGCAGAAACATTTGGATTAACTGGAAAAGAAACGTTCACTGTTGAAGTTGACGAAACAGTGAAGCCGCGTGATCTAGTTAAAGTAACTGCAGTTTTCGA